A portion of the Anaerolineae bacterium genome contains these proteins:
- a CDS encoding MFS transporter: MSPCLKTAELRLPPTFVSLRYHNYRLWFIGQGFSLMGMWMQSVAQGWVVYELTGSRFALGLVSFMGTIPTIFLTLPAGVIADRTPKRHLLLATQVALMLFAFTLTGLAAAGALQIWHIALVAFLSGIVNSFDAPARQALAVELIENREDLMNAIALNSTMFNLARVIGPAIGGIVLANLGPAWCFGINGLSFLAVISALVLMNFKDISYAPSSEPIFRQLAEGFRYISGNRVTQIIVLIVGVSTLFGFSYSTLMPAYAADVLKVGERGLGFLNAAVGIGALCGSLIVASLGRLPRKGWLLLTGSLLFPSALLVFAFSSNYLLSLVFLVLVGAGFVIQNSTGNTLLQSVVPDNLRGRVMAVFSFMFFGMVPFGSLLAGSIAQSFGPVAGVAFGAGVNLLFSLAILLWVPAIRSV, translated from the coding sequence ATGAGTCCATGCCTCAAGACAGCAGAGCTACGGCTTCCCCCCACCTTTGTTTCCCTTCGCTATCACAATTACCGCCTCTGGTTTATCGGGCAGGGCTTTTCCCTCATGGGGATGTGGATGCAATCGGTAGCTCAGGGCTGGGTGGTATACGAGCTTACGGGCTCCCGTTTCGCCCTGGGTTTAGTCTCGTTTATGGGAACGATCCCCACCATTTTTTTAACGCTTCCGGCAGGCGTGATAGCTGACAGAACCCCCAAGCGCCATCTCCTTCTGGCGACCCAGGTAGCCCTTATGTTGTTTGCTTTTACCCTTACCGGGCTGGCGGCTGCCGGAGCCCTCCAGATCTGGCACATAGCCCTCGTGGCTTTCCTCTCTGGAATCGTTAACTCCTTTGATGCACCCGCCCGACAGGCCCTGGCCGTGGAGTTGATTGAAAACCGGGAAGATCTCATGAACGCTATTGCCCTTAATTCCACAATGTTCAACCTGGCCAGAGTCATAGGGCCGGCTATTGGAGGAATCGTGCTGGCAAACCTGGGCCCAGCCTGGTGCTTTGGGATAAATGGCTTAAGCTTTCTGGCTGTGATCTCTGCCCTTGTGCTCATGAATTTTAAAGATATTTCCTACGCTCCCTCCTCAGAGCCCATCTTCCGTCAATTGGCCGAGGGTTTTCGCTATATTTCAGGGAATCGTGTAACCCAGATAATAGTGCTCATCGTGGGGGTTTCCACCCTTTTCGGCTTCTCTTACTCAACCCTTATGCCTGCATATGCAGCAGATGTCCTGAAAGTGGGTGAAAGGGGCCTTGGCTTTCTGAACGCAGCTGTTGGTATCGGGGCTCTTTGTGGTTCTTTGATAGTTGCCTCCCTGGGTCGTTTGCCCCGTAAAGGCTGGCTTCTTCTAACGGGAAGCCTCCTTTTCCCCAGTGCTCTTTTAGTTTTCGCCTTTTCTTCCAATTACCTCTTATCCCTCGTTTTTCTGGTCCTGGTGGGGGCTGGTTTTGTAATCCAGAACTCCACAGGCAACACTCTTCTTCAATCGGTGGTGCCTGACAATTTGAGAGGTAGGGTTATGGCGGTCTTTTCCTTCATGTTTTTCGGTATGGTTCCCTTTGGCTCCCTCCTGGCGGGAAGCATCGCTCAGTCCTTCGGCCCCGTAGCGGGGGTAGCATTCGGAGCAGGGGTAAACCTGCTTTTCTCCCTGGCAATCCTGCTGTGGGTCCCTGCCATACGTTCGGTTTGA
- a CDS encoding TIGR04190 family B12-binding domain/radical SAM domain protein, with translation MANPDLILLHPPSVYDFRTKTILYGPISDLIPSTPIFEMYPIGFTTIAEYLERHGFKVRIINLAVRMLASERFNPENLISSLNPLAFGIDLHWMPHCHGAIEVARLVKRYHPQTPVILGGFSSTYYHRELIERPEVDFVVRGDSAEEPLRLLMKRIRGDKDAPPLEAIPNLTWKDEKGEIHINPLSWIPPDLNYVLLDYSYVVRAVARYRDLISFIPFKGWLGYPITAVLTCRGCTHSCRTCGGSAYTFRKLHGRSEPAYRDPELLARDIRNIARFSKGPVFILGDLRQAGMDYADRFFKAIQGYEGPVIVELFDAADRDFFRKLARALPNFVLEISLESHSDAVRQAFGRPYTTAQAEATMEYALEAGCKRLDVFFMIGLPGQDFSSVMETVDYAGKLIREFNRNRSPRLFPFISPMAPFLDPGSAAFEAPEQYGYRVFYRSLEEHRFALEQPSWKYILSYETIWMSREEIVESTYEAGLRLNELKKAYGLISPRRAEDVSSRIHKARLLLRLIDDVLTMSNSALRDKFLRALKPHVDNANTSTVCDKEELNVRLGFFNLRLLRSATILFRGAES, from the coding sequence ATGGCTAATCCAGATCTGATCCTCCTCCATCCTCCAAGTGTTTACGATTTCCGCACCAAAACCATCCTTTACGGCCCTATAAGCGACCTAATCCCGTCAACCCCGATTTTTGAGATGTATCCTATAGGTTTTACCACGATAGCCGAATACCTGGAACGCCACGGATTCAAAGTCAGGATAATAAACTTAGCCGTCAGGATGTTGGCTTCTGAACGCTTTAACCCCGAAAATTTGATTTCATCCCTCAATCCCTTGGCCTTTGGGATAGATCTGCACTGGATGCCCCACTGCCACGGAGCTATAGAAGTGGCCCGCCTGGTCAAAAGATATCACCCTCAAACCCCCGTTATACTCGGAGGATTTTCCTCCACTTACTATCACCGCGAACTTATAGAACGACCCGAAGTAGACTTCGTGGTCCGGGGAGATTCTGCGGAGGAGCCTCTCCGGTTGCTTATGAAGCGAATAAGAGGGGATAAGGATGCGCCTCCCCTTGAAGCCATCCCCAACCTGACCTGGAAAGATGAAAAGGGAGAGATCCACATAAACCCTCTAAGCTGGATTCCTCCCGATTTGAACTACGTGCTTTTAGATTACAGCTACGTCGTAAGAGCGGTAGCCCGCTACCGAGATTTAATCAGCTTTATACCTTTCAAAGGATGGCTCGGCTATCCCATCACAGCTGTTCTGACCTGCCGCGGCTGCACGCATTCCTGCCGGACCTGTGGGGGATCTGCCTACACTTTCAGGAAGCTGCATGGGCGCTCTGAGCCCGCCTACAGGGATCCCGAACTTCTGGCCAGAGACATCCGTAATATTGCCCGCTTCTCCAAAGGCCCTGTGTTTATCCTCGGAGATCTGCGCCAGGCAGGGATGGATTACGCCGACAGGTTCTTCAAAGCCATTCAGGGATACGAGGGGCCTGTCATAGTGGAGCTATTCGATGCTGCCGATCGGGATTTCTTCAGGAAGTTAGCTCGTGCCCTGCCCAATTTCGTTCTGGAAATTTCCCTGGAAAGCCATAGCGATGCTGTTCGGCAGGCCTTCGGACGACCCTATACCACAGCTCAAGCCGAAGCCACTATGGAATACGCCCTGGAAGCAGGATGTAAAAGGCTGGATGTCTTCTTCATGATTGGCCTTCCCGGACAGGACTTTTCTTCAGTTATGGAGACAGTGGATTACGCTGGCAAGCTTATCCGGGAATTCAATCGGAACCGGAGCCCACGCCTTTTCCCCTTTATCTCACCCATGGCCCCCTTCCTCGATCCCGGGAGTGCGGCCTTTGAGGCTCCAGAACAATACGGCTATAGGGTTTTCTATCGCTCTCTTGAAGAGCACCGCTTTGCCCTGGAGCAGCCCAGCTGGAAGTATATCCTTAGTTATGAAACCATATGGATGAGCAGGGAAGAGATAGTGGAAAGCACCTATGAAGCGGGGCTCCGCCTCAATGAGCTCAAGAAAGCATATGGTCTGATTTCTCCGCGCAGGGCAGAAGACGTGAGCTCCCGCATCCACAAAGCTCGCCTCCTCCTCCGCCTTATCGACGACGTCCTTACCATGTCCAATAGTGCCCTCAGGGATAAATTCCTCAGGGCTCTGAAACCCCACGTGGATAATGCAAACACTTCCACCGTCTGCGATAAGGAAGAGTTAAACGTGCGGCTTGGGTTCTTCAACTTACGCCTCCTCAGAAGTGCTACAATACTTTTCCGGGGAGCTGAGTCATGA
- a CDS encoding TatD family hydrolase: MELVDSHTHLDFPEFNPDRDEVIERAWEAGVRLIINIGTDVNSSLDSISLAERYPFVYASVGLHPHDASSLDEKMGEAFRKLASHSKVVAIGETGLDYYRNLSPKEAQRRAFAFHIELARELGKPLIIHSREAHQETLNFLKEIARNPGRLSPPYGVMHCFSGSLEMAREALELGFFISVAGPLTFQNARKLPVIVKETPIDWLLIETDCPYLAPHPYRGRRNEPAYVRFVAEAVAGIKGLSLEEVGQKMLENARQIFRLDKGR, translated from the coding sequence ATGGAACTTGTAGATTCTCACACGCATCTGGATTTCCCGGAATTCAACCCCGATAGGGATGAGGTTATAGAGAGGGCGTGGGAAGCAGGCGTTCGCCTCATAATCAACATTGGCACTGATGTCAATTCAAGTCTGGATTCCATTTCTCTGGCGGAAAGATACCCCTTCGTCTATGCCTCTGTGGGCCTGCATCCCCACGATGCCAGCTCGCTGGATGAAAAGATGGGCGAGGCTTTCAGGAAGCTGGCCTCCCACTCAAAAGTGGTAGCCATTGGCGAGACAGGCCTTGATTACTACCGGAATCTATCGCCTAAGGAAGCTCAGAGGAGAGCTTTTGCCTTTCACATAGAGCTGGCCCGGGAATTGGGGAAACCCTTAATCATCCACAGCCGGGAGGCTCACCAGGAAACCTTGAATTTTTTGAAAGAAATCGCCCGCAACCCCGGTAGACTATCCCCGCCCTATGGGGTAATGCATTGTTTTTCCGGAAGTCTGGAGATGGCTCGGGAAGCCCTTGAGCTGGGTTTCTTTATATCAGTAGCGGGCCCCCTTACTTTTCAGAATGCCCGGAAGCTGCCAGTTATAGTTAAAGAAACACCGATAGACTGGCTCCTTATTGAAACCGATTGCCCTTACCTGGCTCCACATCCTTACAGGGGCAGACGCAATGAGCCTGCTTATGTGCGCTTTGTGGCTGAGGCTGTGGCCGGCATAAAGGGCCTGAGCCTGGAGGAAGTGGGGCAGAAAATGTTAGAAAATGCCCGCCAAATTTTCCGTCTGGATAAAGGGAGGTAA